From one Lycium barbarum isolate Lr01 chromosome 6, ASM1917538v2, whole genome shotgun sequence genomic stretch:
- the LOC132644659 gene encoding uncharacterized protein LOC132644659, with the protein MEYLTRTLKKMSDLPDFKYHPMCKTTKLTHLIFADDLMVFCKGDLASINRVMEALKHFSATTGLVANLEKSNIFLAGMDDDTKASILASTGFSIGTLPIRYLGLPSSSKKWNKVDCHQLVDKITKRITNGYSRQLSYAGRLQIINAVLFSIYNFWGAVFILPQSVLKEVDRKCREFLWGCQEGQRKVSLVAWDNVCVPKKYGGLNIKSCRIWNMVAVGKLLWQLANKEDILWVKWIHEIYMKITDNIWEHSPPQNCSWYWRKLNSLKKVMMHWYQNDIYTLNPTGSYSMTNSYHAMLGTLHRLPEAELIWSSVMMPQHRVLVWLAYQDRLLTKERLQRLNIPIENINCCLCEEGVAETHQHLFVDCAWVSVVKYELARWIGVNLPNMTTKQCLGWFKGRHWRQFWKETVAAMYGAIVYQTWQARNWKQFRQISVNAEFTVVQIQKELQERLRLVDSSRRAMITYK; encoded by the exons ATGGAGTACCTTACTAGAACACTCAAGAAGATGAGTGATCTACCTGATTTCAAGTACCATCCAATGTGCAAGACCACCAAACTTACACACTTGATATTTGCAGATGATTTAATGGTGTTCTGTAAAGGAGACTTAGCCTCTATTAATAGAGTGATGGAAGCTCTAAAACATTTTAGTGCAACCACTGGCCTAGTTGCAAACCTGGAGAAATCAAACATATTTCTAGCCGGAATGGATGATGACACTAAGGCAAGTATATTGGCAAGTACTGGTTTCTCAATAGGCACACTACCTATAAGATACCTAGGACTACCATCATCCTCTAAGAAGTGGAATAAAGTTGATTGTCATCAACTGGTGGATAAGATCACGAAAAGAATAACAAATGGCTACTCAAGGCAGCTTTCGTACGCGGGGAGGCTGCAAATTATCAATGCTGTCCTGTTCTCAATTTATAATTTTTGGGGTGCTGTTTTCATCCTTCCACAAAGTGTACTGAAAGAAGTAGATAGGAAGTGTAGAGAATTCTTGTGGGGGTGTCAGGAGGGACAGAGGAAGGTGTCCTTGGTTGCGTGGGATAATGTATGCGTACCAAAAAAGTATGGGGGATTAAATATTAAAAGTTGTAGGATTTGGAACATGGTAGCGGTTGGCAAGTTGCTATGGCAACTGGCAAATAAAGAAGACATTCTTTGGGTCAAGTGGATCCATGAGATTTATATGAAGATAACTGATAACATTTGGGAACATTCTCCACCTCAAAATTGTAGTTGGTATTGGAGGAAGCTAAACTCTCTAAAGAAAGTGATGATGCATTGGTATCAGAATGATATATATACGCTGAATCCAACTGGTTCGTACTCTATGACTAATAGTTATCACGCGATGCTGGGCACACTACATAGACTTCCTGAAGCTGAACTAATTTGGAGTTCAGTAATGATGCCTCAGCATAGGGTGCTGGTTTGGTTAGCTTATCAAGATAGACTACTCACCAAGGAGAGATTACAAAGGCTGAACATTCCTATTGAAAATATTAACTGTTGCTTATGTGAGGAAGGAGTAGCTGAAACACACCAGCATTTGTTCGTAGACTGTGCATGGGTATCTGTGGTGAAATATGAGTTGGCTAGATGGATAGGTGTGAATCTACCGAATATGACAACCAAGCAATGTTTGGGGTGGTTTAAAGGAAGACACTGGCGACAATTCTGGAAGGAGACAGTGGCTGCCATGTATGGAGCAATAGTATACCAAACCTGGCAAGCAAGAAATTGGAAGCAGTTTAGGCAAATAAGTGTTAATGCTGAGTTTACCGTCGTACAAATACAGAAGGAGTTGCAGGAGAGATTAAGATTAGTGGATAGTTCTAGGAGGGctatgataac ATACAAATAA